The following proteins come from a genomic window of Salvia hispanica cultivar TCC Black 2014 chromosome 4, UniMelb_Shisp_WGS_1.0, whole genome shotgun sequence:
- the LOC125220974 gene encoding probable pectinesterase/pectinesterase inhibitor 58: MGQDGPKKIAIISVCSLLLVALIVAVLFAGHNTPSNNKVKPNTSQKAIAAICQTTDYHDTCFKSLDGQNSSDPKQLIQAAMQSTIAYLRTALQNSTALKQAQTDPRARAALDDCGELANLAIHDLDRSFAKFSQFDITNVDDILMELKTWISGSMTHQETCLDGFEKVDSDAVVQMKQLLNASMEMTSNSLAMVAEISIFLESAMGIQGASGSRRLLSEQDLVVEEYDSWIDAVKRRFLTVPAAKIRPDIIVAKDGSGRFKTINEALLHIPKNNNKAFVLYIKEGVYAEQVMINTSFTNLMIMGDGPTKTRITGNLNFVDGVGTYRTATVAVQGDDFIARDIGFENAAGAVKLQAVALRVSSDRSIFYNCHIDAYQDTLYAHAYRQYYKDCVISGTIDFVFGDSASVFQGCTLLFRKPLATQQNIVTAHGRKDARQPTALVLQNCTFKADAELEPVKHQVKSYLGRPWKEFSRTIIMESFLDDFIQPDGWMPWEGEFGLQTLFYTEFNNRGPAAPKAQRVKWPGVKELPPARIKRFTAGEFLDGNRWIPKQKVPYAAGFIFPVPKEDPNIKYSPVSTEETKDLGSIADRKRKLPLPQHQGPAAAPGFSPHSSIAASPMQAASPYPLGYGTDATAPVGNWDSETGELFIDLSPAPASEAPILPPAESPRAGSLRITPALTPTPAASPPAVTPGRAPATSSPPTAVLPSVSPTALAAKASAVPSVSPTAHVAKAGAVPSVSPTAPAAKAAAAPSPSGGSAPPPLRTSLAGPPESKLSPQAAEAPTFTGGL, from the exons atgggCCAAGATGGGCCGAAAAAGATTGCAATAATCAGCGTGTGTTCTCTCCTCCTGGTAGCGCTCATCGTGGCAGTTCTATTCGCCGGCCACAACACCCCTAGCAATAACAAGGTCAAACCAAACACTTCGCAGAAGGCCATCGCGGCCATCTGCCAAACCACCGATTACCATGACACCTGTTTCAAAAGCCTCGACGGCCAAAACTCCTCCGACCCCAAACAGCTCATCCAGGCTGCCATGCAGTCCACCATCGCTTACCTCAGAACTGCCCTCCAAAACTCCACCGCTCTCAAACAAGCCCAGACCGATCCCCGTGCCCGCGCTGCTCTAGATGACTGTGGCGAGCTTGCCAACCTCGCCATCCACGATCTCGACAGATCCTTCGCCAAGTTCAGCCAGTTCGACATCACCAACGTCGACGACATCCTCATGGAGCTCAAGACGTGGATCAGCGGCTCCATGACGCACCAGGAGACCTGCCTCGACGGATTCGAGAAGGTCGACAGCGACGCCGTGGTGCAGATGAAGCAACTGCTCAACGCCTCCATGGAGATGACCAGCAACTCGCTCGCTATGGTTGCCGAGATCTCCATTTTTCTCGAGTCCGCCATGGGCATCCAAGGTGCCAGCGGTAGCCGCCGTCTCCTCTCCGAGCAAGACCTTGTTGTGGAGGAGTACGACAGCTGGATTGACGCCGTCAAGCGGAGGTTCCTCACCGTCCCAGCAGCCAAGATTAGGCCGGACATCATCGTGGCCAAGGACGGCAGCGGCAGGTTCAAAACCATCAATGAAGCTCTCCTCCACATCCCTAAGAACAACAATAAAGCATTCGTTCTCTACATCAAAGAGGGTGTTTACGCAGAGCAGGTGATGATCAACACCTCCTTCACGAACCTCATGATCATGGGCGACGGCCCCACCAAGACCAGGATCACCGGAAACTTGAATTTCGTCGACGGAGTTGGCACCTACAGAACCGCAACTGTTG CCGTGCAAGGGGATGATTTCATAGCGAGAGACATAGGCTTCGAGAACGCAGCGGGCGCAGTGAAGCTTCAAGCCGTAGCTCTGCGCGTAAGCTCAGACAGATCCATATTCTACAATTGCCACATTGATGCCTACCAAGACACCCTCTACGCGCATGCCTACCGCCAATACTACAAAGACTGCGTGATATCCGGCACGATCGACTTTGTCTTCGGCGACAGCGCTTCCGTCTTCCAAGGCTGCACGCTGCTGTTCCGGAAGCCATTAGCAACCCAGCAAAACATCGTGACGGCTCATGGCAGGAAAGACGCGAGGCAGCCGACGGCGCTGGTGCTCCAAAACTGCACGTTCAAAGCGGATGCAGAGCTAGAGCCGGTCAAGCACCAGGTCAAGTCTTACCTGGGCAGGCCGTGGAAGGAATTCTCGAGGACCATCATCATGGAGTCGTTCCTCGACGACTTCATCCAGCCCGACGGATGGATGCCGTGGGAAGGCGAATTCGGTCTTCAAACCCTCTTCTACACCGAATTCAACAACCGAGGGCCGGCTGCGCCCAAGGCACAACGCGTCAAATGGCCGGGCGTGAAGGAACTGCCGCCGGCTCGCATCAAGCGTTTCACGGCGGGGGAGTTTCTTGATGGAAACAGGTGGATACCGAAGCAGAAGGTGCCGTACGCAGCGGGATTCATCTTTCCTGTGCCTAAGGAAGATCCCAACATTAAGTACTCCCCTGTTTCGACGGAGGAGACCAAAGATTTGGGATCTATTGCAGATAGAAAGAGAAAACTTCCACTACCTCAACATCAGGGACCTGCTGCTGCTCCAGGTTTCTCTCCCCACTCAAGCATAGCAGCCTCACCGATGCAAGCCGCCTCGCCTTACCCTCTCGGCTATGGCACAGACGCCACGGCTCCTGTTGGCAATTGGGATTCGGAAACTGGGGAATTGTTTATAGATCTCTCTCCAGCCCCGGCTTCAGAAGCTCCGATTCTCCCTCCTGCAGAGTCTCCTCGAGCTGGTTCTCTGAGGATTACTCCGGCTTTGACTCCAACGCCTGCTGCATCGCCACCAGCCGTCACTCCAGGCCGCGCTCCAGCAACATCGTCTCCTCCAACTGCTGTACTGCCATCTGTTTCTCCTACAGCGCTTGCGGCCAAGGCATCTGCTGTGCCATCTGTTTCTCCTACAGCGCATGTGGCCAAGGCAGGTGCTGTGCCATCTGTTTCTCCTACAGCGCCTGCGGCCAAGGCAGCTGCTGCTCCTTCACCTAGCGGTGGTTCGGCGCCTCCTCCTCTAAGGACTTCCTTGGCGGGGCCTCCTGAATCAAAGCTGTCACCTCAGGCGGCTGAAGCTCCCACTTTTACCGGCGGATTGTAG